Part of the Phragmites australis chromosome 23, lpPhrAust1.1, whole genome shotgun sequence genome is shown below.
cgtgcagcggcccccgagcactcggtccccccaggatccgtacaagcgtgtccgggagagagtgctcggggaggtaaacagtagcccccgagcactcggttccccgaggaccaaggaagggcattctcgggagagagtgctcgaggaggtgaacagtgacccccaagcactcagttccccgacgacccaggaagcccccctgACAAGTAGCCCCCACAGGGggccactgatgaggtgtcagccagtcaaaggcccgagactgcatttaagagcgcgcttggcctgtcacctccaactgctcccaccacgctcggtgtcagttcctgccacattctggcagaagggcgtggggtcattcaATGCACatgtcccatcccgtgccatccggcccgcctcgggataacgtcgtgagggtcgaggtgttccgtctgccgcgctactgtggcaggagaacaagacagggcgggcacgccgggacgctctgcggctacccggtgggccctctccacggcgcccgttgccgatgcatttatggtgacggatgaccgggcgcagGGCGCCTTTTCCacctccggtcacttcgcacagaggctatgatgacaccctttacatttatggtgccttggaactcgtgccctcccgttcggggcacactactgccggcgggtatttaaagcagccggcagcacggacaaagacaagcttTGAAAGACAGGTTggaaaatcccagaggaagtaagtagcgaagagaagagaagattgagagcacccaaagccaacagatacacgcagatcgaagaacaaggagcctcaggctctaggatagacaaacattcttataaccagcaacatccttgagggacattcttagggcatttatagtatccatacaggagtagggtgttacgcctccgtgcggcccgaacctgtctaaacaccagcgcatttacttcgttccgcactagatcgttgcaccccgccggccatcgcatttatacccatttatttctccggcgaacatattcaggatcatccccccagcagaatctttaaaaaggggtccctcaggatccctgcgacaggagttaacccttcGACAACTGCCAAGAACAGTATCTCAGCTTTTTGGATGTCATAGGGGTACCTATCCTTTTAGGTATTTAGGTATTTCTATGCATCATAAAAAGTTATGCAATAAGGATCAGAGGATCATACAagagaaatttgagaagaaGTTGAGTAGTTGAAAAAGTAAGTACATGTTGGTTGGAGGTAGACTGATTCTAATTAATTCTGTGTTAACTAGTTTAGCAATGTTTATGCTCTTTGTTTTTGAGGTACCTAGAGGTGTCCTTAAAAAACTAAAGTACTTTGGATCGAAGTTTTTTTGGCAGGGCGATGGCCATAAGAACAAATATAAACTAGCTAGATGGGACATTTTGTGTCAACCGAAGGATCAAGGTGGCCTAGGAATGCAAAATATTGAAGTACAAAACTAATGTTTGCTAAGTAAATAGTTGTTCAAGTTAATAAATGAGGATGGACTATGACATGATCTTATGAGGAATAAGTATTTAAAAAACCAAACAATAGCCCAGATGGAGAGAAAGCCAGAAGATTCATAATTCTGGTCAGGATTGATGAATGTCAAAGAAAAATTCCTAAGTTTGGGTTTATTCCATCTTAATGATGGAAACCAAATTCGTTTTCTGTGAAGATAAATGGCTGGGGAACTTCACCCTTAGAGAGCTATACCCTTtgatatataatattatttatagGAAGAATACTTCCGTAGTAATGGTGTTCAGTAGAGTTCCTTTGAATATCTATTTTCGTAGATCACTGGTTGGTAATAATTTACTACATTGGTATCAGTTGGTGGCTAGTGTAATGCATATTCAATGGAATGATAATCATGATGTTTTTAGGTGGAATTTATATCAAAATGGACAGTTTTCAGTTCATTATTTGTACAGAGTCCTGGTAAACAATGGTAATATAGAAGTGAACAGGGTGGTTCGGAATATAAAGATTCttttgaaaataaagattttttGTGATACCTAAAGAAGGGTGTTATCCTTACTAAAGACAACTTAGGTAGAAAAATATGGGATGGGAGTAAAATATGTTTCTTTTGTAATAGCAATGAAACCATTCAATACTTTTTTCGATTGTTATTTTGCTAAATTTATATAGCGAGTGATTCAAATTACCTTTAACTTGAATATACCTTCCAGTATGGATAATTCATTTAGAGATTGGTTGGCTGGGAGGGGTACAAAGGAAAAGAGGTTGTTGTTAACTAGGGTATCTGTGTTATATTAGGTTTTATGATTTAACAGAAATGAtatgatttttaataaaaaaatttgtaaaactTTTATGCAGGTACTATACAGAGGGATATATTGGTTTCGGTTCTAGACACAACTACAAAAGTGTGATGAAGACAAGGAGAGGATGAATCTTGCATAACGTACTCTTGAGTCTACCGTGATGCAGCTTTTTGCAAATCATGGATGGAGATTTAGCAATAGGATTATTGCTTAACAAATTTGCTATACCTGAATTATATTACCTTTCATTAGTTTAAGTTTCTCTACTAAAACGATATGAGATATTGCAGGTCAGATGCTAACTCTAAAGGCAAGGATATTTTATTCCACTATCTAAAATCCGAGGTGATAACAAGGATGGTGGCTGGAGAAGTGACATGATGGAGGATGGATAGGGATGTGACCGGCGGCGAGAGGGGCAGGTTCAGTTGGTATAGAgtaaaagatatatatatatatatatatatatatatatatatatatatatatatatatatatatcattatgTTTGGTTGGTTAAACAAAAGTGGTAACCTAGGGTCACACGACCTATAAAGTTCTGCATTCGTACTTCAAATTTTGGCTTTGGTATTGCAGGAGCATTGCAAAATTGAAATTCAATTGCCGTGGTAATGCAACAGGGTCCTGTTGGACAATCCATTATTTACCATGAAAGAACTCAGGAATGCTACGGGAACAATCAAATTATGTTATTGGAATAGTGAAACTAAATAACAGTAGCAAGCAACACCTTGTAGAAGATACCAAAAACAGTGGTGGAAATATGCTACAAGAACATAAATTTGaaaactagaaaaaagaaaaggaaataatcaaataaaaaaggaagaaaaacaaCAAAGTACACTCTTTTAAAAAACACGctgtaaaaaaaaggaaataaagaaGGAATCGAGCCCGGTAATACAGAAAGGCATATCGAGAAGAATTCAACCCACGAAGTACTACAGGTCCAATAAGGCCTTCCACAGCGTTGGGAATGATGCCGGAAAAAATTCGGACCCTACAGCAGATAAATTGGCATCACACTCGAAATCTGCAGCGTGTGGCTTCGGTGGCAATTGCAGAAGGTGAGTCTCAcatgaaataaaataagatgCCTCACCTCAACGACCGCTCCCCTCGTGCGAAAAAAAATGAGTTAATTAGATATATGCCATTACAAATGATATGAATTAGAGAAATACTATTATAAATcgaatatttaaaaacataccATTACAAAAGCTCTGAAATTGGAACCGTACCATTACCTACGTTTTCTCGCTGCTTTGCTCTAAAATCACTTGTGATTGGACAATTTTGCCCTTGGCTCAACTCTAGCCCAAGCCATGCGGTCATGTTGCTGCTCTCCAAGGCTCTTCAGCTACGTGTGCCGATGGCTTTGTGGTGGCGAAAGATGCTCGACGACCGATGAAATTGGCCAAGGAGCTAGCAAGGAGTCCTCTTATGGTGGCCTCATAGCTGGAGGTGGTCGGAGCTAATTAGACAGTGGTGGCAAAGTGGCGACGGTAGTGGTTCATGGTCGATGCGCATGCTAGGCTCGTTCCTGCTGAGTTTGAATGTAGTGGCGTGCTCAAGGTCATGGTGTGATGCGCGTGACCTGGACTTGGGGACGAATAATCACCAGAGCCGTGCGACAGGGTGTGGGAGTGGCGGAGCCATGGCTGGAGTTGGCAAACTTCGGCTGCAGTCGTGCACGCGCTTCAGCGAGGAGCTGGGAGTCGCTAGGAACCTAGATGAAGCTCATTGTGTGGTCTGCAGCAGCATTGGAGCTCCGGTGAGGGCGGCCAACGGAGAGCGGCGGTGAAGGATGGGGCGCTCGTCGTGGGGCCTTCACGGCTTGGGAGCTCTGCAATTGACGGCTTTGGAAGGTTAGAAGTGTACCCTAGATACTCTCTAAGCAAGGAATTGAGGCAGAGCTCACTGGTGGGAGAGTTCCACTACGGAGGGGATTAGCGACCGATTCCAAGGCAACACTAGCACCATCACCAAGTAGTCGTCGTTGCAGGAGGAGAAGTGGAACGAAGTAGAGGAGGCATCCAGCGAGGACGATGACAAGCTCATCAGAATTGGCAAGGCCTACCTAAGGAGGAGCAGAAAAAGATGAGTTTGGTGAGAGCGAGTATTGAAGGAAGATATTAATGGCTTAGGTTGAAGATAAGGGCAAAATGATCCATATAAAAATACTAAAGAGAAAAAACGTATAAAATAGAGTCAAAGACATAGGTAATGGCACAATTACAATTTTATACATTTTGTAATGATTTGTTTCTAAATACACAATTTATAATGATATAACTCTAAACCATACCATTTATAATGACATAtatctaatttaaaaaaatccctAAGCTTCCGTCACTCTCTAAAGAAAATTTTACAGATCCTATATTTCGAAAGATCTACCCTCCTCATACGATATATGTCCCTACTCTCTGTACACACATCAgtcattaaataaaaaaaaaccacaTAGATTAAAGTCTCACGGAGTCTTTCAcacaaaaatcatataaaatcTCCTTACCTCACTACCGGCCCAAgcaaaaaaaatccccaaatcTATCTCACTGTCTCCAGAAAAATCGAGCTCCTCCCAAATCTTGCCTCCCTAGCAATTGTCTTGCTCGGATCTGGTCGCATCGGAAGGAGCCACGCACCCGTTCTTTCCGTTGCTCCCAgcccaaggaaaaaaaaaatcctcaagtCTATCTCACTGCCTCCAGAAAAATCGAGCTCCTCCCAAATCTTGCCTCCTAGCAATTGTCTTGCTCGGATCTGGTCGCATTGGAAGGAGCCGAAGCACTAGGAGCAGGTGCCCAGGCCGAGAGCAGTGACGCCAGGATGTGGTCGGCAGCGAGCGACGCAAGACGAGCCCCAAGTCACGAGCGTTTCGGCTGCTCCGTTTCGCCTGCGAGGACCTCGACCACGCGTCTCGTCGAGCACTCCGCAACGAGGTGATGAATTCCGCGGAGAGGGTCGACTGCAGGTGGCCGCTCCGGGCGCTGCCTCTCCTCCGCGGCTCCACATGGCGCTGGCCCTCCTCGCGCTGGGACCTCAATCCCGGGCCATCGAGGTGAGAGGCAGTTGGGACGTCAGCAggcaaaataatttttttattgagtTTGAACCGGCGCAGTTACTTTCCTGGCTGCCAGTTTTTCCGTCTTCGGCATCACTTCCACTACACActgtgaaaactgaaaagtCTAGAGaaatttaattatatatattaaaattgatCAATCTTTAATAATATATCTAAAGTTAATCATTTTTTATACTGTGTCCTATAAAAACTAGTTTGTAACAAAGTCTAAGAACATCTTTAACAGTTTATCTATAATACTATCTTAAAAATTTATATAGGGTAAACTCATATTGTAGATTGAGTTTTTTGCACCTACTTCGGTAACTTACCTAAATGctcatcttttattttttttctatctctCTTTCTATTGTGCATATATACTTTATATTAATTTCATTTTCCCATAGAATAATTCAAACTTCTATGTTTCTACCGCATACAATTAAATAACATTTCAAATCCATTCACAATTCTATTCAACTACACCACACATCAAAATTTCCAATTTGCATTTATCATAgcaattataaaaaaaattaccttgtGGGAATTTAGTCGAATATAATCTTGCGGGTGTCCACTTCAACTCTGGTCGGGGGCAATAGCGAGGGCGATGGAGGATGTGACAGAGGCGCGGGAGCTTGTGTCGGCCGTGCGGCGGCTTGCATCGGCCGAGCTCGCCACAGTTGGACGGTGATAATCATGATACACCCATCgttaatgatttttttcttcaatgacTCTCAGGGGACTATGACATCTTTAGCAGCAATGCTGCAGATGCAGAAAGACTCGATGGTGAACCTCTAATTGCTTCACATGCACCAATATCGTTAGGCTCTGCAAGTACACACGCGTCAGCAAGCATCAGCTTCAAAAGATTAAGACCCAGTATATCCAAAGTTTGACAAGACTTGAAAGGATATATAGAGAGGAATACGAGGTAAATGTCAGGTATGTTAGGTTTTATATTTGCAAAAGTGAATTATTGGTAAAGTTCTTAGATGGAATGagacacttgaagaggcacaccGTAACTTGCAAGCGAAGGACTAGagtagccatgaagcagacgatGCTGCAATACAACCCTGACAGCTCTTTTtgtcattgggagtatgactccgTCAATGCTCGAAAGGAGCTATGCtacttcattgcaagagcggatctaccacttaACATTGGTGATGGATATGGTAAAAATACTATAATGCGTGTCGTATcaagctaaaaaaatattgaaaacatGTGCTATGCtgtataatattgttgaaattactactcatttaaacaaatATGAAAATTACAGTCTCTTAAGAGATTGTATAGTTCttataaaatctaaatttttaggCCCCCTTTGGATTGAAGGAAATTCATAGGAATTATGAGCTTGAAGTttcattcaaaaatttatatctaaattttgatgagaacgtgtaattttttGAACTAGATTatacttttttttcctttctaggGATCTCATAATTAGTTTTTATCTAGAaaagtttttaatgagacaaccaaaatatcaataaagcttatttctatttttaattatgtgtccatattatttttgaattattttgattatttctattttttgtcaaaaatgacccactgcccacttgacataTAAATAGGCCACCAGCCCACCAAAGCACCACCTACAAAACCACTCACAGCCGTACATCTCTAATTCTCTACTtgctagctctcttttgctataagGGATCAAGACATTGAGGTCTCGCGGCTATGGTCATcaatatgataatattttaaaaaaatctacaaaGGAATAGACCGAAAAGAGACAAGATTTGCTAAGTATAATATATGCAGCAGTGGATATGTGCAAGGTCTATAAGTGGAATatgacacttgaggaagcaaaTTACATGttgcaagaaaagaaaatataaagtttctaatgaaatcgtataatttttggagcatagGTTGTAGTGTTCTTTCCTTCTATAGAATGTTTTTAACAAGACAACAAATCAGtaaagctcatttttatctattttccaTAATGTTTCctgatgtatttgaatttttgagctatagtttttgaatttttctatttttggtgGAATTTTCCAAAAAGGGGCTGCGCCAAGCCCGTCAAGCATGCCGTGGCCGCCATGCCTTAGCCGTGTCCGATTCGGCCCGGGACATCGCGGTGCCTCACGAGCTGTGCCTGAGTTGAGCCTCCGGCATGCGGGCAGACACGACACGACCCGATATAGCTACGCTTGACAGATTGTGCCTAGGTGTGCTCGTGCTGGGTCGGCCCATCAGGCCCACTTGGCCTGCAGTggtaaaaaaatttcaattcaaataatataatttgtatttttattactcattgtacaaatcatatttgtCTCTGAAATTTTTTAGggagctagatcatagtatcctctatGTCACCcaattttttgagaatttttcataattattttgatagtgttttaaatttaaGAGCAATGAAAtgcaatttttaaaaattttaaaccTGTTCTCCATTGGAAGAGTCCTACTTGTGACATGAGTCTTAGACATGTGATGTTTCAAAACggatatctatttttataattttttgatttaaaaatttaaatataaaattatttgttttttaggtGGGTGTCTCTGCTTTGTAGATTGCACAttcgagaatttttttttgcatatttgcACTAGAAAATTAACCGACACGCCGAGGGGAGACCTGGCGGTCACGCACAGCCCCCGACACAAAAGTGAAGAAGTCTGCCACGTCCAGCCAGCCAACCGAGTGCTCCACTTCTCTCACCGCCCTCCACGTCTCCCCTCTCCGCAGCTACGTGTCGCCAAGCTGAGCTCCCTCCATCCATGCAGATGCAGAGCGGCAAACTAGTACTAGAACGAACCTCGCCTTCGTCCTGCTCTCCCTGGCAGAGACACATCCGTACGGGCACTGACCAGGCTCAGCTTCCCCGTGACCTCCGACCAGCGCTGAGCAGGTGAGGCAAGCGAAGAGGCGATGGATCTGGTGAACGGCTTGCTCAATTGGGTGGGGACGCCGGCCATGGTGGCCAGCCTGCTGCTCTTCTACCCGCCCTACTACCTCTTCAAGACCTGCTACTCCTTCCTCTCCTGGCTCTTCCCCGAGGACCTCGCCCGCAAGGTCGTCCTCATCACCGGCGCATCCTCCGGCATCGGCGAGGTGACTCACCCACTGACTCAGTAGTTGACTTTAGATTCAACTTTAGATTATTGTACTCTATCCTCGCGCTTCAACTAATGTCTCATCCGATTCAACTTTAGATTATTGTACTCTGTTTCATCGTACCAAATCCATGCGCGCAATATATAATCATGTGATGGAGTAGTTGAGTAAATAGAAACAATGAACAAATCAATGGGGAGGACAAGAGTGAGAGAAACAGTAAGAGGACAGAGAAGGTGAAGTTGCTCGTTTGTAATTCTTTGGGTGCAGCTTGTTAACACCAAACTGTTTTTTACATTATTTTCTGTTTGTAGTAAAGATCTGAGAGATTAGCATTGTTAAATTCACTTAAATTGGGATATTTGCTTCAGCAATTAGCCTACCAGTACGCGATGAAGGGGGCCTCCCTGGTCCTAGTCGCAAGAAGGGAATGGAACCTCCGACAGGTTGCCGATCAAGCATTCCAGCTCGGTGCACATGATGTGATCATTCTCCCAGGCGATGTCGCTAACCCAGATGATTGCAACAGATTTGTTCAGGCCACAATCAGTCACTATGGCCGATGTAAGTGACGTTGGGCATTACTAATTTAATTGATGTATTTCGGCTGACAGCATCATTTGTGTAAACTAATTTAGGTTGATGCTTGTTTGCAGTGGACCATCTTGTATGCAATGCTGGCATTGCCAGTGTAGGCGCTTTTGAGGAGATTCCTGATGTCAGGAACTACAGTTCTCAGCTTGTAATGACAGAATTCCTGATGCCTTCTTTCACTTGTATCCGCAGGTGACGAATTAATAGCTTGTAGTATTTTTCCAGGATGTGAACTTCTGGGGTTCAGTTCAAACAACCTTTGCTGCACTTCCTCATCTTAGACAAAGccgaggaagaatcgtggtCACTGCGTCTGCAACCGGGTGGAATCCTGTTCCGAGAATGAGCTTTTATAACGTAAAAGAAATTTCATCCGTCCCCCTAAATTTCAGTGTTGGGTCCTGAATCTGATGTCAGTTTTAATTATCTCTGTGCAGGCTGCCAATGCCGCGCTGATAAACTTCTTCGAGACGCTGCGGACGGAGCTAGGAAGTGAAGTTGGGATCACAATAGTGACGCCTGGGTGGATCGAGTCCGAGATGTCGAAAGGGAAATTCCTGAAGGAGCATGGCGAAGTCGAGGTTGATCAGGAAATGCGAGATGTGAGAACACTACTGCTCGATTGTTGATCTCTGACATTAGTTACGTTCGAACTTTTGACTTACAAAACAATACTGACATACTGATACACTGCTCGTATCCAATTTTCAGGCTCAAATTGGGTTATTCCCAGTGGAATACGCGAAGAACTGCGCCAAGGCCATGGTGCAAGCAGCTCGCCAAGGTGAGCACTATCTCACCGTGCCGGCATGGTTTAGGGCAATGTACCTGTGGAGGGTGTTTGCGCCAGAGGTTGTCGAGATCTGCTACCGCCTCCTGTACATGCATGGCCATGACGCGAACCAAACCGAGGCTCTGAGCAAGAAGATGGCCGAGGCTGGTGGGAAGCATTTGTTGTACCCTACTTCGCTCCGCTCCGACGACATCAAGAGCGACTGAAGTCGTGTGCGCGAACAGTGACTTCATTGCACGCTCTTGAACAACTACTACTTTGCACACTTATCTGTTCCATGGAATGAGTGAAGTACAATGCTCTGAAACTGTTGTGGTGGTCCTGTGATAGCGAATAGTCCGTGATAGAGAATAAGCTATCTTCAGGTGGTACTCTGTTTCATACCGGTGAAGTTGCATGCGATTTAGTGCGCGTGTTTTAAGCTATGATTTTTCCCTCCAAGGCTCCAAATGTGTTTGACCGCACCAGTTCCTCCACTGGCGCTCGTGGCCGGAGTTGAACCTAGACGCCCCTGTCATGTTCCCAATTAATCCAACACACAAATCACTCACACAAATATACCGATCAATCCCATTCAACACTAATCAATCCCATCCAAGAGCTCAGAGTCATACACGAGTCAATACTCAATCCAAGGAGAAGAGGAACTCTACTTCAAGTAGactgggaagaggaagaagtagTAGactgggaagaggaagaagtagGCTGGGAAGTAGAGAAAGAGTAGGGGATGGGAAATCAGAGAAGAAAAGGCCGGgaaaggaagaaggagaagagaaaCTTAGGCTGGGAAGTAGAGAAACAGCAGGGGATGGGAAATCAGAAAAGAGGCTGGGGAAGGAAGAAgactggaggaggaggaagagctatCCTGTTTTTTCACCGATGAGCCAGCTGCTTGTTTGCTTCCCCTTTTTAAGACCCGTCACTGAGTATGTGGCTCCACTTGATagcactgcccacttgacagcCGAACACCCCTTGTACATGACATTTCTCCCTCCTTGAGATTTATCTTGCTCTCAAGCCGATAAGAATGTTTGAACCTAGTGTGAATCCATCGACATTCTGATAGAAACCACACGGATCCCATGGTAGTAGCACATGCTTGTCAATGGCCATCTCGAAGAAGAAATGCTGAGTATCTTCATTGCTGCAGTCAACTGCATATTGCCGAAGATATACCACTAGATAATATGTATTCCAGCTTTGTTCCATGGCACCCTTGAATTGCAGGTGTACTAATGATGCCTGTATATGTGCGAGGTACATGTAAATGGAAGTACTTCTGCTGAGCCCCTCCCTCTTTGTCCATGATATTTTTTTGTACTGCTAAATATAGTAGTGCCCAAATTGACAATGTAGACTTGTGATGCTCCAATAGAAATGCGGACGACTCAATTTGAGACTCCAAACCAATAAGAAATGATGCTCCAATAGAAATGCCGACGACTCAATTTGAGACTCCAAACCAATAAGAAATGATGAAACTAGAGCTGCGGTCATTACCCATGGAAACTTCTGGGGTGGTGGCCATGGAGTCAGGTCAAGCGGCTTCATTGGTGCCAAGACCATCAGCAACAATGTAAGCATGCAACACTAAGCAACAGTTTGTCAGGCAGCCATCTTCACCACGCTTCGACTGAATCACTATGCTGACAATACATATATCCATAGAGTTAAGCCCAACCTTACTGCTGTTAGCACACAAACTGATATTGCCACCCAATGGTTGAACAAACTGCCAGCTTGTCTTGATTTCATCAGTACAAGGCAACATCAAACCAAAGCACCACATAACAATAGGAATTTTTGACAAATTCTTAATGAAAGAGCTCACGATGTGTAGTTCAGTAGAGATTGAGTAACCATGAGGGATCATTGAAGGCTCACCAAATAAATGTAGCAACATTATTTCTCCTTGAGCACAATCTTGGACTGAACTGTGCTTCCAAGTTTGGTGAAATATAACACAAGAATCAAGTGCAAGATCTTTGATCCACCAACAGGTAGCACTCCTGCACCTGAATATGTATTTACCTTCTTGAGAATCACCCATGGGCTGCTCAGCAAGTTGCTTTGCCCAATTCATCATAGCCACATTAAGAAAGATCATCGTAGCCGCCTTAGTACCAGACATCACACTACAAAAGCACCTTACTCTCCTTGTAACAGAATTCACAATGAGGGAACTAGAAATTGTATAACAAGGAGATAATTTTGGGAGCTCATGGATATATCCTTCTAGTGCCCAGAGTTGTAGGCTCACAATATAGCAACCATTAAGTTCAAGACAATTGTATTCTCCTTGTTTCTTCTCTATGATTAAACTAAAGCTTGAAAGAACACCTATCTCAAGGTGAAACAACTCTTCTATGCAAGGATAATAGCTCTCAACAACATTACAGCCATCCCCAAAACAACATTTAGGCTTCTTCGATGTTGTCCAATTTCTCATAAGAACGAAGTTCCAAGAAATAATTTTTGCACTGaacatcatcaatatactcCTAGCATATATCAGGTGTTCCAACAGCCTTTTTCCAGCAATTAAACAACCTAAGGTAGATTGAGCAGGAGGTGGCCAAGGTGAGTACCTCACTGTCGTGCCCATGTTGAGCAGGAGGTCGCCATCTAACACGTACATTGTTGGTATCCATGTCATGGGAGGGACACGTCGTCGAACACTTGGTGGGCACCGGTGTGTCGAGCTCAATGTCAGCGAGAACCATCTGCAAGAGAAACTTCGAAGACTCCACCGGTCCTAGAACATTCTTGGACATGTCGAATGTGAGTTGGGATGTGGTCATGGCACGCTGGTTGCTCGAGGTGACGTTGAGGCCCGGCAACGAGCACTTGTGGCAACGAGGCATTTCATCGAGCAGCCTTGGCATGGTGCATGGTGTTACGTGTACAAGCAGAACAAGGTGGCTGATTTTGTCTGCACCGAAGACGATGGATACGACATTGCCGCCAGTGGAGCGCGACACCGACCATCCTCCTGTTCCACCGTGACGCCGTGCATCTCCGCGAAATTCTGATGAATGAGGAGGCGAGGTGGGGGCTCCCTAGGAAGTGCATGTTGGTGGAGACCGCGAGCATGCACACACCCGCACAGCTCCTCGCGACTAATCCAGCGTTCCACGATAGCTTCTCGTGCTCGCTCAAGATTGATGTCACCATGGAAGAGAACGATGGCCGCGGCGTGAGTGGCGATTGCGGAGGACGGTGGTGAATCTTCCTTTGGTGACGAGATGCCACGGAGGAAAAAGAGAGTGGCACGCCCGTCTTCGCTGGTGACAAGGCA
Proteins encoded:
- the LOC133906648 gene encoding 11-beta-hydroxysteroid dehydrogenase 1A-like isoform X2 → MALALLALGPQSRAIEQLAYQYAMKGASLVLVARREWNLRQVADQAFQLGAHDVIILPGDVANPDDCNRFVQATISHYGRLDHLVCNAGIASVGAFEEIPDVRNYSSQLDVNFWGSVQTTFAALPHLRQSRGRIVVTASATGWNPVPRMSFYNAANAALINFFETLRTELGSEVGITIVTPGWIESEMSKGKFLKEHGEVEVDQEMRDAQIGLFPVEYAKNCAKAMVQAARQGEHYLTVPAWFRAMYLWRVFAPEVVEICYRLLYMHGHDANQTEALSKKMAEAGGKHLLYPTSLRSDDIKSD
- the LOC133906648 gene encoding 11-beta-hydroxysteroid dehydrogenase A-like isoform X1, yielding MDLVNGLLNWVGTPAMVASLLLFYPPYYLFKTCYSFLSWLFPEDLARKVVLITGASSGIGEQLAYQYAMKGASLVLVARREWNLRQVADQAFQLGAHDVIILPGDVANPDDCNRFVQATISHYGRLDHLVCNAGIASVGAFEEIPDVRNYSSQLDVNFWGSVQTTFAALPHLRQSRGRIVVTASATGWNPVPRMSFYNAANAALINFFETLRTELGSEVGITIVTPGWIESEMSKGKFLKEHGEVEVDQEMRDAQIGLFPVEYAKNCAKAMVQAARQGEHYLTVPAWFRAMYLWRVFAPEVVEICYRLLYMHGHDANQTEALSKKMAEAGGKHLLYPTSLRSDDIKSD
- the LOC133906648 gene encoding 11-beta-hydroxysteroid dehydrogenase A-like isoform X3; protein product: MKGASLVLVARREWNLRQVADQAFQLGAHDVIILPGDVANPDDCNRFVQATISHYGRLDHLVCNAGIASVGAFEEIPDVRNYSSQLDVNFWGSVQTTFAALPHLRQSRGRIVVTASATGWNPVPRMSFYNAANAALINFFETLRTELGSEVGITIVTPGWIESEMSKGKFLKEHGEVEVDQEMRDAQIGLFPVEYAKNCAKAMVQAARQGEHYLTVPAWFRAMYLWRVFAPEVVEICYRLLYMHGHDANQTEALSKKMAEAGGKHLLYPTSLRSDDIKSD